The proteins below are encoded in one region of Silene latifolia isolate original U9 population chromosome 2, ASM4854445v1, whole genome shotgun sequence:
- the LOC141642590 gene encoding cysteine-rich receptor-like protein kinase 15, with the protein MATFRLCLSLIILITRIQLLYVTGKTKTLTIVNNCNYAVWPAILSFSELSLNNNSGFALQEGESRNVDVPTDWRGRIWGRTLCSTDESTGNFSCQTGDCFTEKILCNRPFVYPATFVEFGLGQVYDIDFYDVSVTFGYNLPLMVAPHVETGIDCSVTGCVYDLKRLCPAGLTVLSKTTSNANTTSIIGCRNPCKVFNTRKYCCNSITDCHRSDFSMSSLIFKRACPRAYSYTLDDATSVFMCNASKASSYNITFCPSPDMARLVSTPAASLTLPEQGTSPTTILSSHSKNSKRKLRTSLIAAFPAAMVLGVCIFICTKKAMQRNNNVQTDETRRFEDSLQYDLDIIRLATNNFVACNKLGEGGFGEVYKGKLEGGQEIAVKRLSKNSVQGIAEFETEIVLVARLQHKNLVKLLGYCAAPKENLLIYEFLPNSSLDKFFCDPVRKSYLNWQTRYKIINGIARGLLYLHEDSRIKVVHRDLKSSNILLDEAMNPKIADFGLARLFGVDQTQGDTRRIVGTYGYMAPEYAITGHYSAKSDVYSFGVIVLEVLSGQRNRFFGKLHMDEALLHRAWRLWNEGEALNLIDTELGDTFVKEEVLKCIQIGLLCIQENAIDRPRMTSIVASLNGQSVSLPAPKPPNFFGCAVHDDSQDISNKYAAMYRYTGPEKITDVYSRE; encoded by the exons ATGGCTACATTTCGTCTATGTTTATCATTGATCATCCTTATCACGCGGATTCAATTGTTATATGTGAcgggaaaaacaaaaacattaACGATTGTGAATAACTGTAATTATGCAGTATGGCCGGCTATCTTAAGTTTTTCTGAACTGTCTTTGAATAACAACTCTGGATTCGCCCTACAGGAGGGCGAATCAAGAAATGTGGACGTTCCGACTGACTGGAGAGGCCGAATTTGGGGTCGAACCCTATGCTCAACTGATGAATCTACGGGCAATTTCTCGTGCCAGACAGGTGACTGCTTCACTGAAAAAATCCTATGCAACCGACCATTTGTTTATCCAGCTACATTTGTGGAGTTTGGTTTGGGTCAGGTTTATGATATAGACTTTTACGATGTTAGCGTAACATTCGGGTATAATCTCCCTTTGATGGTTGCTCCACATGTCGAAACTGGGATTGATTGCTCCGTCACTGGGTGCGTGTACGACCTTAAAAGGTTGTGCCCTGCTGGACTCACAGTGCTCAGCAAGACTACTTCTAATGCTAATACTACTAGCATTATAGGGTGTCGAAATCCGTGTAAGGTGTTCAACACCCGTAAGTATTGTTGTAACAGTATAACTGATTGTCACCGGTCTGATTTTTCAATGTCGTCGTTGATCTTCAAGAGAGCTTGTCCCAGAGCGTATAGTTATACTCTCGATGATGCTACTTCCGTCTTCATGTGTAATGCCTCCAAAGCTTCCTCGTATAACATCACTTTCTGCCCTTCACCCGACATGGCTAG ACTTGTCTCGACCCCTGCTGCTTCACTAACATTACCAGAACAAGGAACATCACCGACGACAATACTGTCATCACATA GCAAAAATAGTAAAAGGAAGTTGCGTACGTCTCTTATCGCTGCCTTTCCAGCAGCAATGGTGCTTGGTGTTTGTATCTTCATTTGTACAAAGAAGGCGATGCAAAGAAATAATAATG taCAAACAGATGAGACACGAAGGTTTGAAGATTCCTTGCAGTATGACCTCGACATAATCCGATTAGCAACAAATAATTTCGTTGCTTGCAATAAACTTGGAGAAGGTGGATTTGGTGAAGTCTACAAA GGCAAACTTGAGGGTGGACAAGAAATAGCTGTGAAAAGGCTTTCGAAAAACTCAGTACAAGGAATTGCGGAATTTGAAACTGAAATCGTCCTTGTTGCTAGATTACAACACAAAAACTTGGTCAAGTTATTAGGATACTGCGCAGCGCCAAAAGAAAATCTACTTATCTATGAGTTTCTTCCCAATTCAAGTTTAGATAAATTCTTTTGTG ATCCTGTGCGGAAATCATATCTAAATTGGCAAACTAGGTACAAAATCATTAATGGAATTGCAAGAGGACTTCTATATCTCCACGAGGATTCTCGAATTAAGGTCGTACATAGAGATCTCAAATCAAGCAACATTTTACTTGATGAAGCTATGAACCCAAAGATTGCTGATTTTGGGCTGGCAAGGCTTTTCGGAGTTGATCAAACTCAAGGCGACACCAGGAGAATCGTTGGCACCTA TGGCTATATGGCCCCGGAGTATGCAATAACAGGCCACTATTCGGCAAAATCAGATGTGTACAGTTTCGGAGTCATAGTGCTTGAAGTACTAAGTGGCCAAAGAAATCGGTTCTTTGGAAAATTGCATATGGACGAGGCACTATTACATCGA GCATGGAGGCTATGGAACGAGGGCGAAGCCTTGAACTTGATAGATACAGAGCTAGGAGACACCTTTGTAAAGGAAGAAGTACTAAAATGCATCCAGATAGGATTATTATGCATCCAAGAGAATGCCATTGACAGGCCAAGAATGACATCTATTGTTGCTTCGCTTAACGGTCAATCTGTTAGTCTCCCAGCACCAAAGCCGCCTAATTTTTTTGGTTGCGCGGTTCATGATGACAGTCAGGATATCTCAAATAAATATGCAGCTATGTATAGGTATACTGGGCCGGAAAAAATCACCGATGTATACTCTCGCGAATAA
- the LOC141639037 gene encoding cysteine-rich receptor-like protein kinase 44, translating into MKSDDSIVVPLSDGHVWDAGSGGCCVGHKVDGRIRFILGPFVLMSGPTALVVPDDDIDYSYPLRGGLAIRSAGNTTKRKLRTSVTVAFSTAAAISILLLLGIYLCVSRWKATEKVDVKTDEMRRFADSLQFDFNTIEVATHNFSAENKLGEGGFGQVYKGKLKGGQEVAAKRLSKNSVQGIAEFETEIILVARLQHKNLVKLLGYCASPNESLLVYEFLPNSSLDKFLFDPAKKSILNWQTRFNIINGIAKGLQYLHEDSRIKVIHRDLKSSNILLDEAMNPKIADFGLARLFEVDQTQGDTKRIVGTYGYMAPEYAITGHYSVKSDVFSFGVIVLEIVSGQRNRSFGRLQLDEALLHRAWRLWNEDEPLNLMDTELGDNFEEEKVLKCIQLGLLCIQENAIDRPRMTAIVASLNGQAIRLPTPKAPHFFGCAVDDEARNMQDGDAAPCVYTGDEIITDVYSRD; encoded by the exons ATGAAAAGCGACGACTCCATCGTAGTCCCCCTGTCCGATGGTCATGTCTGGGATGCTGGgagcgggggttgctgtgttgggcacaaagttgatggccggaTAAGGTTCATCCTGGGGCCGTTTGTGCTCATGAGCGGACCCACTGCTCTCGTTGTCCCTGATGACGACATTGACTACTCCTACCCGCTCAGAGGCGGACTTGCTATTCGATCCGCCG GCAACACTACTAAAAGGAAGCTGCGTACCTCTGTGACGGTTGCCTTTTCAACTGCAGCTGCGATTTCGATTTTGCTGTTGCTTGGTATATATCTTTGTGTTTCTAGATGGAAGGCAACTGAAAAAGTTGATG TAAAAACAGATGAGATGAGAAGGTTTGCGGATTCCTTGCAGTTCGACTTCAATACAATAGAGGTTGCTACACACAACTTCTCAGCAGAAAATAAACTTGGAGAAGGTGGATTTGGTCAAGTCTACAAA GGCAAACTTAAGGGTGGACAAGAAGTAGCAGCAAAAAGGCTTTCCAAAAATTCAGTACAAGGAATTGCAGAATTTGAAACGGAAATTATACTAGTTGCTAGACTACAACATAAAAACCTGGTAAAACTATTAGGATATTGTGCATCGCCTAATGAAAGCCTACTTGTCTATGAGTTTCTTCCTAATTCAAGCTTGGATAAATTCCTATTTG ATCCCGCTAAAAAATCAATTTTAAATTGGCAAACTAGATTCAATATCATCAATGGGATTGCAAAAGGGCTTCAGTATCTTCACGAGGATTCTCGAATTAAAGTCATACATCGAGATCTCAAATCAAGCAATATATTACTTGATGAAGCCATGAACCCAAAGATTGCAGATTTTGGCTTGGCAAGGCTTTTTGAAGTTGATCAAACTCAAGGAGATACTAAGAGAATTGTTGGCACTTA TGGCTATATGGCCCCAGAATACGCAATAACAGGTCATTACTCGGTGAAATCAGATGTATTCAGTTTTGGAGTCATAGTCCTTGAGATAGTAAGTGGCCAAAGGAACCGATCATTTGGACGATTGCAGCTGGACGAGGCACTACTACATCGG GCATGGAGGCTGTGGAACGAGGATGAGCCATTGAATCTAATGGATACAGAGTTGGGAGACAACTTTGAAGAGGAAAAAGTACTAAAATGCATCCAATTAGGATTATTATGCATCCAAGAAAATGCTATTGACAGACCAAGAATGACCGCTATTGTTGCTTCACTTAATGGTCAAGCTATTCGCCTCCCAACACCAAAAGCGCCTCATTTTTTTGGTTGTGCTGTTGATGATGAAGCTCGCAATATGCAGGATGGAGACGCAGCTCCATGTGTGTATACAGGGGATGAAATAATCACAGACGTGTATTCTCGTGACTAA
- the LOC141642589 gene encoding uncharacterized protein LOC141642589 produces MFPPDLSPMSYRPYISSPSSEHSGAGYSPSPDRNPNPNLTRRSSSSSNSSINSSRRLSPSSFSHNTRIAIALVPCAAFLMDLGGTPVIATLTLGLMCSYILDSLNFKPGAFFGVWFSLIAAQIAFFFTSSLSSAFNSTPLSFLAALLCAQVNFLIGVWSSLQFKWIQLENPSIVVALERLLFASVPIAASCIFTWAVVSAVGMLNASYYFLAFNCVFYWLYSLPRPSSFKRDAAGAVYHGGQLPDDMLILGPLESCFHSLFLLFAPLLFHISSHYSILFSSASSISDLFLLFFVPFLFLLYASTRNSLWWITKNPTQLHQIRLVNGAVSLLVLVICLQVRVVFHSFSRYIQIPPPFSYLLVTVTMLGGAAAVAAAALGMIADAATSFAFVTLACLASAAGAIVVGFPIWLLPLPSVSGFYFARFFVKKSLPSYFAFVVLGSLMVMWFVMHNFWDLNIWLAGMSLKAFCKLIVASVVLAMATPGLALFPPKLKFLTEIALVSHALILCHIENRFFNYSSIYYYGLEDDVMYPSYMVVVTTCLGLALVRKLFANSRIGSRAVWILTCLYTSKLAMLFVTSKSIVWVSAVLLLAISPPLLLYRDKSKTASKMKPWQGYMHASVVALAVWFCREAIFESLQWWYGRAPSDGLLLGFCIILIGLACIPIVAFHFSHVLVAKRCLVLVMVTGLLFVFLQPPILLSWTYRSDLIKSAHQTGDDISIYGFMALKPTWPSWLLILAILLTLAAVTSLIPIKYIVELRMFYSIAVGVALGVYISFEYFPQAVILQVLIISTMICSSVFVVFTHLPSAFSTKALPWVFALLVALFPVTYLFEGQVRVKNLIDGEGITEQERKLTTLLAVEGARTSLLGLYAAIFMLIALEIKYKLSSLMREKASERGGIKLSHSGQSNSANFPAKMRFLQQRRASMVPPFTVKRMAADGVWMPAVGNVATIMCFAICLILNFTLTGGSNRAIFLLAPILLLLNQDTDFVGGFGDKQRYFPVTVVISSYLVLTALHSIWEELWHGNAGWGLEIGGPDGFFAVKNVALLILTFPSHILFNQFVWSYSKQKNMAPLLTLPLNLPAIIITDVVQVKILGLLGIIYSLAQYLISRQQYLSGLRYI; encoded by the exons ATGTTTCCACCGGATCTTTCGCCAATGTCGTATCGTCCCTACATATCATCTCCATCGTCGGAACACAGTGGTGCCGGTTACTCACCCTCACCTGATCGAAACCCTAACCCCAATCTTACCAGgcgtagcagcagcagcagtaacAGCAGTATTAACAGTAGCAGGCGGCTGTCTCCGTCATCGTTCTCCCACAATACTCGTATCGCTATCGCTCTCGTTCCGTGCGCCGCGTTCCTGATGGACCTCGGCGGTACTCCCGTAATCGCCACCCTCACACTCGGTCTCATGTGCTCATACATCCTCGACTCGCTTAATTTCAAACCCGGCGCATTCTTCGGCGTATGGTTTTCTCTCATCGCTGCTCAGATCGCCTTCTTCTTCACATCCTCGCTCTCCTCCGCCTTCAATTCCACACCGCTGTCTTTCCTCGCCGCTTTGCTATGTGCTCAAGTCAATTTCCTTATCGGCGTCTGGTCGTCACTTCAGTTTAAGTGGATTCAGTTAGAGAACCCTTCGATTGTCGTTGCTCTCGAACGGCTTCTGTTTGCGTCTGTTCCCATTGCCGCATCCTGCATTTTCACTTGGGCAGTTGTTTCTGCCGTTGGTATGCTCAATGCTTCCTACTATTTCCTCGCTTTTAATTGCGTCTTTTACTGGCTTTACTCTCTCCCCCGCCCCTCATCCTTTAAGCGTGACGCTGCTGGGGCCGTCTACCATGGCGGTCAACTCCCTGATGATATGTTAATCCTTGGCCCGCTTGAGTCCTGTTTTCATTCTCTATTCCTCCTTTTCGCCCCTTTGCTCTTCCACATTTCGTCTCACTACTCCATCCTTTTTTCCTCCGCGTCCTCCATTTCTGATCTCTTCCTCCTTTTTTTCGTTCCCTTCCTTTTCCTACTTTATGCTTCCACCCGTAACTCACTCTGGTGGATCACTAAAAATCCTACTCAGCTCCATCAAATTCGCCTTGTCAATGGGGCCGTCTCTCTACTTGTTCTTGTCATCTGTTTGCAAGTCCGAGTGGTTTTCCATTCCTTTTCCCGTTACATCCAGATCCCTCCTCCTTTCAGTTATCTTCTAGTTACTGTTACAATGCTTGGAGGAGCTGCTGCTGTTGCTGCCGCTGCCTTGGGTATGATTGCCGATGCAGCAACCTCTTTCGCTTTTGTGACTTTGGCATGTCTGGCCAGTGCTGCTGGCGCTATTGTTGTCGGATTCCCAATTTGG CTGCTTCCGTTGCCATCAGTCTCAGGCTTTTATTTCGCTcgtttctttgtaaagaagtctTTGCCTTCATATTTTGCATTTGTCGTGCTTGGGAGCCTGATGGTTATGTGGTTTGTCATGCATAATTTTTGGGATCTCAACATCTGGTTGGCAGGCATGTCTCTCAAAGCCTTTTGCAAGCTCATTGTCGCAAGTGTCGTCCTTGCCATGGCTACTCCTGGATTGGCCCTGTTCCCACCAAAGCTTAAATTCTTGACGGAGATTGCTTTAGTCAGTCATGCTTTGATTCTCTGCCATATTGAGAACCGCTTTTTCAATTATAGCAGTATATATTACTATGGACTCGAAGATGATGTGATGTATCCCAGCTACATGGTTGTAGTCACGACATGTCTGGGATTAGCCCTGGTGAGAAAGCTTTTTGCCAACAGCAGAATCGGATCCAGAGCAGTATGGATTTTGACTTGTCTTTATACCTCGAAGCTAGCTATGCTTTTTGTAACGTCTAAATCTATAGTTTGGGTTTCAGCTGTTCTATTATTGGCTATTTCTCCACCTCTGCTTCTGTACAG GGATAAGTCAAAAACAGCATCAAAGATGAAACCGTGGCAAGGATATATGCATGCTTCCGTGGTGGCTTTGGCTGTCTGGTTTTGCCGCGAAGCTATTTTTGAATCTCTTCAATGGTGGTATGGTAGAGCTCCATCAGATGGCTTGCTTTTGGGCTTCTGCATCATTCTGATAGGATTGGCTTGCATTCCTATTGTCGCTTTCCACTTCTCCCATGTGCTG GTCGCCAAAAGATGTTTAGTTCTGGTGATGGTAACGGGATTGCTGTTCGTATTTCTTCAGCCACCTATTCTGCTATCGTGGACTTATCGCTCTGACCTAATTAAATCGGCTCATCAAACTGGAGACGATATTTCTATTTATGGCTTCATGGCGTTAAAGCCTACATGGCCTTCTTGGCTCCTTATCTTGGCTATCTTGCTCACACTTGCAGCGGTGACGTCATTAATCCCTATCAAGTATATTGTTGAGTTGAGAATGTTCTATTCCATTGCTGTTGGTGTTGCATTGGGTGTCTACATATCTTTTGAGTACTTTCCCCAGGCTGTGATCTTGCAAGTCCTAATTATTTCAACAATGATCTGCAGCTCGGTATTTGTTGTCTTCACTCACCTCCCATCTGCATTTAGCACAAAGGCTTTGCCCTGGGTTTTTGCTCTCCTTGTTGCACTTTTTCCTGTTACGTATTTGTTTGAGGGCCAGGTTAGAGTTAAAAACCTCATAGATGGTGAAGGTATCACAGAACAAGAAAGGAAGCTGACTACATTATTAGCTGTTGAGGGTGCTAGGACATCGCTTCTGGGTTTGTATGCTGCTATTTTTATGCTAATTGCGTTAGAAATAAAGTACAAGTTGTCTTCCTTAATGCGGGAAAAAGCTTCTGAAAGAGGTGGTATCAAGTTAAGTCACTCGGGTCAAAGTAATTCAGCAAATTTCCCTGCAAAGATGAGATTTTTGCAGCAACGTAGAGCTTCAATGGTGCCACCATTTACAGTTAAGAGGATGGCCGCTGATGGAGTTTGGATGCCTGCGGTCGGCAATGTCGCTACTATTATGTGCTTTGCGATATGCCTTATCTTGAATTTCACTCTCACAGGTGGGTCAAACCGTGCGATATTCTTGCTGGCACCAATCTTGTTGCTACTAAATCAAGATACTGATTTTGTTGGCGGGTTTGGTGACAAACAACGGTATTTTCCTGTGACTGTTGTTATTTCGTCTTATTTGGTCTTGACTGCACTGCATAGCATTTGGGAAGAGTTATGGCATGGAAATGCTGGTTGGGGCTTGGAAATCGGTGGGCCAGATGGATTTTTTGCTGTGAAAAATGTGGCTCTTCTGATTTTGACATTCCCAAGTCACATTCTTTTCAATCAGTTTGTGTGGAGCTACTCGAAGCAGAAAAATATGGCTCCGCTATTGACTTTACCTCTTAATCTGCCAGCCATCATAATTACAGATGTGGTCCAGGTCAAAATTTTAGGGCTGTTGGGAATTATTTATTCCTTGGCTCAATATTTAATATCAAGACAACAGTATTTATCCGGGCTTAGATACATATAG